The following nucleotide sequence is from Solanum dulcamara chromosome 7, daSolDulc1.2, whole genome shotgun sequence.
CGGCTAAATCACATTTGCTATtactattataaaaataaattacgtACATAGAAATAGGAAAAGTATTCACAAATCTAGAAAAGACTAATTGACTCTTATGTTTAGTTGTTTATTTATTTGGAAGATCATTGACCAACATTACAGCAAGGCTTTAGTGCCTGctttaatttatcttttttttaatttataaattgctttaaataaattaaatttaataatttttaaaatttattttaagcataaaataattttaaattaatcaattaaatactaaaaaaattaaaaataacttaaaagcTAATCTAAAATACTTTATTCTATGTAAACTTGAATTCCGTAGCCAATTCAATTTATATTGTTTCTTCCGTCATTGCTTCACAATTACTCGCTTTTACcagaaaggaaaagaagattCAACTTTATAGTGTCCGGTAACTTTGATCCACCCTTTATCAAATTCTAATTTTCATTGCGATACAGAatccgtttggattgacttataagttacttataaaTTGTTTTTAGCTTTTTAAAGTATTTGACTGaccaatttaaaattattttgttcttaaaataaacctcaataaataattaaatttatttggatgaacttattttaaacaacttataaattaaaaataacctataaatcaaaatagataaattaaattgcacctatttttttttaacttataaacagTTTACAACTTATAAGTTCGTTCAAAATAAATTCAGGCTCATAATAATATGCTTTCTTCTTCATTGTTAGTAAGTTGATTGGCTGCACGCCGACAAATCTATTTTAACCTTATATGTCTATAACTCAGACCTTTAATCAACAATTCATAGGGTCTTAACAGGATAATTCCTatcaataataaagaaaaaaaatgtagtAATTTTGACTTTAATCCACCCTTTACCAATTCTCCAATATCTTGATCGGTGTAGACTATGATATTCGCGGTACTCCGCTACCTTCGAACcttgaaaatatataatatagaacAACAAACGGTTAAAAAAAAGCAAGCTTTAAGCTGAGAATTACACATATATCAAACCAACATTCCAATATATGCATCAATAAAGAGATGTTCTGATGAACCGTTTAATTAAACAAAATTATTGAACTAGAACAAAAATGTGAGGGGtagtaaaaagaaaacaaaaatttgtacaggatattttttttcttcttaatgaCTCTCAAAACTCACAGAAATATACATAATAGTAGTAACGGGGTATGAATTTAGATCCATCATGAAGAGCTTTAGCAAATAACACAAGAATTTGGATCCTCTTCGACACTTCGATGGTGATAATAAGCAGGAATAGGGGGTTGATAAGGTTGTTGATAGTGATAAAACATAGGAGCCGGGAAAGCCTTTATTGCTGGAGGAGTTTCATCTtttccatctttcttcttctcatCTCCTCCCTTTTTCTCGTCGCCCTTTTTAGCATCGTCTTTTTTACCTTCCTCCTTTTTGCCGCCATCGTCTTTCTTTTTCTCAGGCTCTTTTGCTGGTCCAACAGAGACGATATCAGTGTGACAAAGCTTCCTCAATTTGGAAACTAGTGACACTGGATCTATGTTCCCTGTTATTGttaatttcttctcttttgagTCTATCGAAATTGATTCAACCCCTGCAAGAAATTTACACCAGAAACTCCTCAAAATTCAGAAACTTCACTAATTCAGGATCCAGGCTTCTAAGAGTAGAAATTATCAATTCCGTCTCATTATAACTCTCGTTTTGACTCAAAAAAATTGTTCAGAAATAATTATCACTTTAAAACTTCAAGACTATTCCAACTATACAAAATCAATATAAAGGGCTAAAACTATTGTTAAAATTGAACGGATGgagtaataataaaaagaagagCATAATTCTACAATACCATCAAGACCAGACACTTTTTTCATGGCCTTTTGCTTGATTTTCTCGTCGAAATACTCCAACTTCAGAATCACTTTCTGTAAAAGAAGAATCAAAGTTTCGagtttaaattttagtttctctTAAGAATCAGAATCCACGAAAAGATAACTTTAGTATCAAAAATTGAgtgggaaaaaaaaaaagaaacagagAGAAATTAAAGCTAACCTTCatctttttatatattgagaaaTTGGAGATCTGCTTTTGTTGGTGTATGTATGAAAGTATCAGATAAAAACCTACTTTCTTACTTTTTGTAAGATTATTATTCCGTCTCTAGATAGAGGAGGAAGGAAGATTCAAAAGGGTGGAAGACAAGtccaagaaaaagaagagagaaataaGAAACGTGTTGAAGCATCACTAGTGTCGAATAAGCTTAAGTGGTTGTATTTATatgaggattttttttttttttggatactGAGTGGTACAATAAGGGGGAAAAAGGGATGCGAGGAGGAAGGAACGTAACTAAAGTCAAGTGACTCAAGAAATGAAGAAAAGTCGACTCTCTGGTCAATATGCTTTTAGTCATCAAATGTGGCTGCCTGCTTTTTTTAGTTTTACAAAATGTTGGTTAGGCCATCGTTACGTGAAGTGATGGTCAGTCAAGAATTCTCATATTTAGAAGATGTATGTtgagaaaataatgatattGATATGGATGCGTAGACATACTAAGagtgataaaattaaaaatgaggTTATTCGAGAGAAGGCGAGAGTGGCTTCTGTGGCAGACAAAATGAGAGAAGTGAGACGGAGATGGTTTGAGCATGTTCAGAAGATGTGTGTCAACGCCCTAGTTAGGAGGTGCGGACGATTGGATTTTGGGGCTATGCGGAGAGGTAGGGGTAGACTGAAAAAGTATTGGacagaggtgattagacaggatatgacGCAACTTCGtgtcaccgaggacatgaccttagacaAAAAGGAGTAGAGGTCGCTtgttagggtagaaggctagcagGGGTAGAATATTTGTCTTGACCTGTGATGGTTTAGGTAGGATTGATCTTAGGTCGAGGCGTGtcattatagttgtgttgttattgccctTGATTATCCCATTATCTTGATATTGGTATTGTCTTATAGAATTTGATTGCCTTTCATTTCAGCtgctctctctctatatatatatattatagtgtGATTCTCCCTTTATTGGGACTGTTACtttgagccgagagtctttcgGAAATAGTCTCTCTGTTTCCATGAGATAGTGGTAAGATTTGCGTAAATtataccctcctcagaccccacttgtaaattttcactaggtatgttgttgttgtagtgtcACCTATGAAAATTTTCTTCATATGGAAGATGGTGGAATTTGATAgcgaaatcaaaatttaaaatttatgaatttgaaaattttaaaattattaaattttaaattaataatttaattatattaaataaatctatacaacaacaacaaactcagtatagtcccaccatgtgaGGTCTGGGAAGgttagagtgtacgcagacctacacccaccttaaaaggtagagcggttgtttccgaaaaaccctcggcttaagagatattaaataaatttataaatatagaatataaATCGAATTCAAAgcgaaattaaaatttgaaatttatgaatttaaaattaatagtttaaacatattaaataaatttataaatatagaataaaaatcaaaagataTTGGGTCCAACCGCTGCTCCACTCACGGACGTGAATAAACAGACCCCACATcgttttttttctccttttatttcgCCTAATGCAAGAGCTATACTTTCTTTCTTTCGTGATTGAGAAATAAAATACTTTGCTTTTTGAATATCTGTTCATGTGTTTTGTTAATTATCTAAATAACACCATGCAATTCAATTCAAAACATTTCTGGATAATTTGTTAGCCGGTTAGAATTATGTAGATTTTAAGTAAtgtatgtattaattatataaCTATATAATTATTAGTTATTCCATCTTCTAGCTTGAAGAAAATAATATGTCAATTTTCTTATAACTTATTCATGTGTTAGTTATGTAGGTTTTTAAATAATAACCAAAtgtcatattaatatatacatgaataatttACTTTCTAACTAGCTATCAAACGTGTATAACTTATGCAAatattaatacatgaataaattGTCTATTTACTAGCTATCAAACAATcccttaggggtcgtttggtgtgatggATAAGAGGGTTTAATTTCGGGATAACTTTTAAGTGCCGTTAAATCTCTTGTTTGGTCGCAAAGAATGGAATAACTTATCCCAAGACTAATAATTAGtactgggataagttatccttcCCGTGGATTAGTAATCTCAGGATAACTAATCCTAGGataaagtatgtaaaataacaaaaatacctccttaaactctcttttatacaccactttttatattcatgcatattaacataatttttaacaacatttataataacattcacaaccttaaaattattatttttatgataatatatttttctattaaaaaaatacattttataaatataatttttatttattaatatattataagttgaatttatttgtctaattcttatgtttatttatattttgatttctctgaAAATGTTCACTTcactactaaattacatatttttaattaaatagctTATTGCTcacttaaaattatattttatagatcaattaaaatatagttaattttaaaatatagataattttaataataaattttactttattttaataaatttaaaatgatttttttaaaaactaaataagatgaaagttttagatgaacaagtaaaaattgTCTCcatcaaaattgatgaaattggcCCTAAAAAAGCCACTCAGGTTCAGAGTTTtttttgacacatatattataaaatcaaGTCATATTTAAATACTTATATCATGAGTGGGTGTAGCTTTTTAGGTTTTACATAAAAATGGAGGGAAATTTGTTCAGAAACCAGAAGTGGTTCACATTTATTCTGTTTATTTTCCTGATATTCAAAtccatctaattttttttttttttgggttatACACGCTTGATAATTCTTATGCGTAGAACCTTAAAAAGAAAGTCAAATTCATCGATCTTTTAAAATTGACATCAAATTTCACTTAGATATTTTAAGTTGTCAATGTTCACTTTAGATACTTCATATATGATCCCgctatattattttgatattttttgctGATATGGCAAAGTGAGTGTGATACACTCAACAATGGCGCGtgaaagattttattttattttctctttttcttctccatttctcaaGCCACCATCTCCCACCTTTTCTTCAAGCTTAAACTCTTTCAATGGAGGtcaaattttttattcaaatccatttttaagccattttttttcttcattatatttcttttctaaaCCTATCATCATTTCCCTTCATTTTTTTCGCCGGAAAAATGAATACcaacattcatattttatatttctttttctcaCTCTTTTCTTCTCACTTTTGCCATTAATTTTATCACTatcgtaaaaaaaaattaattttaaatttttttcaaatttgaaaatcaGATCCACtatcatcttcttctccttttttttctttagatccaataattataattatgaaaaaatgtgaaaatttaaatctaataaaaaaaattttaaaaaaaaactgagAAGAAATTGGGGGTTAGGGAGGCGTTGAGAAAGTTCGGGAAGAAAGGAGGAAGAAGGAGTGAAATTTagaaatatgtatttttttattattatttatgactgaaatttagttttttcccgataatatattttttaaatattattttgcactcaaatataatatattcttttttaattagttgTAGCGTGAGGTCATTCATGAGCGTGTTACACACACTATATAAATTTAGctaattattaaaaaagtatcaaaataacataacaaaatactatataaaatacttaaaataaatattattcaattaaaatatctaaataaaatttggcgccacctTTAATGGACACTATTGGTTTTGGCCTAAAAACAATTGACCCTATTTGGCATGTACCTAAAAGTAAAGGTTGATATTCAATTTGCTATGGAGAAGTAACATTTGTCCTTTTGTCACACGCCAATTTCTTAATTTGTTTTTGTCATCTCTATCCCTGTTTTCATTTCCGTTAAGCTTCAACTGAAAGCATAAACATAATACTATCTCCGTCTAATATTAAATAAACACTTTTAACTTTATACGATAATTgagaaattattaatatattaaatttttttatcattttgctctttgtttatatcaatgTAATATACATAGAGTATATAAATAGCTAATATTGAGaattatttaaattcaaaaGGCCATATTGATTataggggtaaaatagaaaaaacttaattaattctttcttgatttagtaagtgatcaagtaatatgagacaaatatttttaataaaatgtccATCTAATATGAGACGGAGATAATACTAAAAtactattttaataatattaacaattACTATAGGAATaactattttaat
It contains:
- the LOC129893897 gene encoding heavy metal-associated isoprenylated plant protein 39-like; the protein is MKKVILKLEYFDEKIKQKAMKKVSGLDGVESISIDSKEKKLTITGNIDPVSLVSKLRKLCHTDIVSVGPAKEPEKKKDDGGKKEEGKKDDAKKGDEKKGGDEKKKDGKDETPPAIKAFPAPMFYHYQQPYQPPIPAYYHHRSVEEDPNSCVIC